The Candidatus Nitrosymbiomonas proteolyticus genome has a segment encoding these proteins:
- a CDS encoding quinol:cytochrome c oxidoreductase membrane protein, whose amino-acid sequence MSHHAEATTPKAYGLLAEFETPEQILDAAKKTRGEGYRDFEAYSPFPVHGLADAVDREDHRVKWIIFLAGVVGALSGYGLQYWVSVIAYPHNVGGKPLHSWPAFIPVTFECMVLFASFGAVIGMLGLNGLPRPHHPIFNGKHFDRASRDRFFLCIESTDSKYDPKATRAFLEGLGAAEVSEVSE is encoded by the coding sequence ATGAGCCATCACGCCGAAGCCACAACTCCCAAGGCCTACGGACTCCTTGCCGAGTTCGAGACCCCCGAGCAGATCCTCGATGCGGCAAAGAAAACGCGGGGCGAAGGCTACCGTGACTTCGAAGCCTACTCGCCGTTTCCCGTCCACGGGCTGGCCGACGCGGTCGACCGCGAGGATCACCGCGTGAAGTGGATCATCTTTCTCGCGGGCGTTGTGGGGGCGCTTTCGGGTTACGGCCTACAGTATTGGGTGTCGGTGATCGCCTACCCGCACAACGTCGGCGGCAAGCCCCTGCACTCCTGGCCCGCGTTCATCCCGGTAACCTTTGAATGCATGGTGCTTTTCGCTTCGTTTGGCGCCGTGATCGGCATGCTGGGCCTCAACGGATTGCCGAGGCCTCATCATCCGATCTTCAACGGCAAGCACTTCGATCGCGCGAGCCGGGATCGGTTCTTCCTCTGCATCGAGTCGACTGACTCGAAGTACGACCCCAAGGCGACCCGCGCTTTTCTGGAGGGCCTGGGCGCGGCGGAGGTTTCTGAGGTGAGCGAATGA
- a CDS encoding Ni/Fe-hydrogenase 2 integral membrane subunit HybB, with protein sequence MALKTPPETDFEQQTTQLIVGEQTYQSIEDSIGNVVLDQTRHGKEWLIVAGIAFLMVNMLMLTVAWLLYMGIGIWGNNQPVSWAFPIINFVWWIGIGHAGTLISAILLLMRQQWRNSINRFAEAMTLFAVMCAGMFPLLHTGRPWVAAYWLFPYPNWLALWPQFRSPLIWDVFAVSTYFTVSLLFWFVGLIPDFATLRDKAMKPIAQKTFGMVALGWRGSSRHWQRYETAYLILAGLSTPLVLSVHSIVSLDFAISIVPGWNVTLFPPYFVAGAVFAGFAMVMILAIPIRKQYKLDHIVTLKHFDWMAKIMLATGMIVCYGYLCEVFYAYYSGSPAELQLMETRLRGPYAPLYFALWACNFVAIQPLWHPRVRKSLGALMVISIIVSIGMWLERFVIIPMSLHRDYLPSSWGHYTPTVFDFTMFFGTVGFFFFMMWLFVRFLPAINIFEMKDLLHRQKLEAHAQKEGTAAAAGGHHE encoded by the coding sequence ATGGCCCTTAAAACGCCGCCTGAAACGGACTTCGAACAGCAGACGACGCAGTTGATCGTCGGCGAGCAGACCTACCAGTCGATCGAAGACTCGATCGGGAACGTGGTGCTGGATCAGACCCGGCACGGGAAGGAGTGGCTGATCGTCGCCGGGATCGCGTTCTTGATGGTCAACATGCTGATGCTGACCGTCGCCTGGCTCCTCTACATGGGCATCGGGATTTGGGGCAACAACCAACCCGTTTCGTGGGCGTTTCCGATCATCAATTTCGTGTGGTGGATCGGCATCGGCCATGCCGGAACGCTCATCTCCGCGATCCTGCTCCTCATGCGGCAGCAATGGAGGAACTCGATCAACCGGTTCGCCGAGGCGATGACGCTGTTCGCGGTCATGTGCGCGGGGATGTTCCCGTTGCTGCATACGGGACGCCCTTGGGTCGCGGCCTATTGGCTCTTCCCTTACCCGAACTGGCTGGCTCTCTGGCCGCAGTTCCGCAGCCCGCTCATCTGGGACGTGTTTGCGGTCTCGACCTACTTTACGGTCTCGTTGCTCTTCTGGTTCGTGGGTCTGATTCCCGACTTCGCGACGCTTCGGGACAAGGCGATGAAACCGATTGCGCAAAAGACCTTCGGGATGGTCGCGCTGGGATGGCGAGGCTCTTCGCGGCACTGGCAGAGATATGAGACCGCGTACCTGATCTTGGCAGGGCTCTCGACTCCGCTCGTGCTGTCCGTTCACTCCATCGTGTCCCTCGACTTTGCGATTTCGATCGTCCCCGGATGGAACGTCACGCTGTTCCCGCCGTACTTCGTCGCGGGCGCGGTGTTCGCCGGATTCGCGATGGTCATGATCCTGGCGATCCCCATCCGGAAGCAGTACAAGCTCGACCATATCGTCACGCTGAAGCACTTCGACTGGATGGCGAAGATCATGCTGGCGACCGGCATGATCGTGTGCTACGGCTACCTGTGCGAGGTGTTTTACGCCTATTACAGCGGCAGCCCCGCAGAATTGCAGTTGATGGAAACCCGCTTGCGAGGCCCATACGCACCGCTCTACTTCGCCCTTTGGGCCTGCAACTTCGTTGCGATCCAACCGCTTTGGCATCCCAGAGTCCGCAAGAGTCTCGGCGCGCTGATGGTGATCTCGATCATCGTCAGCATAGGAATGTGGCTCGAACGGTTCGTCATCATCCCAATGAGCCTCCACCGCGACTACTTGCCTTCGTCGTGGGGCCACTATACGCCGACGGTGTTCGACTTCACGATGTTCTTCGGGACGGTCGGGTTCTTCTTCTTCATGATGTGGCTGTTCGTTCGGTTCTTGCCCGCGATCAACATTTTTGAGATGAAGGACCTCCTGCACAGGCAGAAGCTCGAGGCTCACGCCCAAAAAGAAGGCACAGCGGCGGCAGCAGGAGGGCACCATGAGTAG
- a CDS encoding quinol:cytochrome c oxidoreductase pentaheme cytochrome subunit, translating into MPQVFSSGANTLAKLSLITAAILPFGVLYAGSTFTRSSANTNVGVAVDQPVFFSHKHHAFELGIDCRYCHTSVEKSPVAGVPPTETCMSCHSQIWLNSPLLEPLRQSYETGESLVWNKVNKVPEFVYFNHSIHIARGVSCNECHGAVTKMQMTAKGRDLSMSWCLECHRNPEKYLYVEGEEGRGASPAERVFDLYDKQRRGEQLSTREFNLLNDKTTVPTAEQVRNGEQQVERLGVKKQQLMDCWICHR; encoded by the coding sequence ATGCCGCAGGTTTTTAGTTCGGGTGCCAACACCCTTGCCAAGCTGAGCCTTATAACCGCTGCCATCTTGCCCTTCGGGGTGCTTTACGCGGGCAGCACGTTCACGAGGTCGTCCGCTAACACGAATGTCGGGGTCGCCGTCGATCAGCCGGTCTTTTTCAGCCACAAACACCACGCCTTCGAACTCGGGATCGACTGCCGATACTGTCACACGTCCGTCGAGAAAAGCCCCGTGGCGGGGGTGCCCCCCACAGAGACATGTATGTCCTGTCACTCACAGATTTGGCTGAACAGCCCGCTGCTCGAGCCGCTGCGCCAAAGCTACGAGACCGGGGAGTCGCTCGTCTGGAACAAGGTCAATAAGGTCCCCGAGTTCGTCTACTTCAACCACAGCATCCACATCGCCCGAGGGGTGAGCTGCAACGAGTGCCACGGGGCCGTTACGAAGATGCAGATGACCGCGAAGGGCCGTGACCTATCGATGTCGTGGTGCTTGGAGTGCCATCGCAACCCCGAGAAGTATCTCTATGTTGAAGGAGAAGAGGGGCGGGGCGCTTCTCCCGCGGAGCGCGTGTTCGATCTTTACGACAAGCAGCGAAGGGGCGAGCAACTCTCCACGAGGGAGTTCAACCTACTCAACGACAAAACCACGGTTCCGACCGCCGAGCAAGTCCGAAACGGAGAGCAGCAGGTGGAGCGCCTGGGCGTGAAGAAACAGCAACTCATGGATTGTTGGATTTGCCACAGGTAA
- a CDS encoding hypothetical conserved protein produces MHEMDNEAINAGTQAVDGYEKRDIEIVPLIKWTAGFFLGTTLTILAVVYIFKGVEVFSGSVAESRSVEVERPPYPNPILQSNITAKKDIMQMLREQDHALNSYGWVDPERGVAHIPIQRAMQILATQGMPEIGRPMTREEARSEEQPAGDQPRPARPAAGASSGTTL; encoded by the coding sequence ATGCATGAGATGGACAACGAAGCCATCAATGCCGGCACGCAGGCCGTGGACGGCTACGAAAAGCGCGACATCGAAATCGTGCCGCTGATCAAGTGGACCGCTGGCTTCTTTCTTGGGACCACGCTCACGATCCTCGCGGTCGTTTACATCTTCAAGGGAGTCGAGGTGTTCTCAGGTAGCGTTGCGGAAAGCCGATCGGTGGAAGTGGAACGTCCTCCCTACCCGAACCCAATTCTGCAATCCAACATCACGGCCAAGAAAGACATCATGCAGATGCTTCGCGAGCAGGACCATGCGCTGAACTCTTACGGTTGGGTGGACCCAGAGCGCGGCGTCGCCCATATCCCGATCCAACGCGCGATGCAGATTCTCGCCACCCAAGGTATGCCCGAAATCGGACGGCCCATGACGCGCGAGGAGGCCCGCTCGGAAGAACAACCCGCCGGCGACCAGCCCCGGCCCGCGCGGCCCGCAGCCGGAGCAAGCTCAGGAACGACTCTATGA
- a CDS encoding molybdopterin oxidoreductase: protein MENGESKRMWLQKARKLLKSGQVDGFWRSFEQVANSPEYEKWLEDEFPERSSLFELDRRNFMKFMGAATLMASLAGCRRLPKEQIVPFVKQPEDSVPGVRKRYATSFVSQGAAMGLVVESREGRPMKVEGNPEHSGSLGSSDVFCQASLYDLYDPDRLKAVQRGRSTASWDQFWKEARAQLQVAKEKNGQGVVLLTESVVSPSYHAQIQKFLQAFPEAKWVAYDPLAPMNVLYGNDLLFDRKLNAVYDFRGADVILSVDSDFLYLGPGAVRYAREFSSRRAPQGTDASKLNRMFAIQCAPSVTSAAADEVLALKPTLVEPFLRTLAVRLGIPVAPGDTPPKSGEWIEKLAAQLQAARGRCVVVPGLHHRPMVHALAQAINVHLGNVGTTVRYTQPLDFAEDASADGVSGLQRAARQNPIDAVFILGGNPAYTLPGGSSLGRLLEAAPFTAHLTSHANETSELCRWELPLSHYLESWGDGLGYDGSKVLQQPLIAPLYHSFSEIEFIEGLLGSHRTAREVVKEVHGFAGVQGEDRFQAMLEKGVLPGSEFGSEQVEPNFEALELPPALPSGFELIVLPDPTVLDGRFANNPWLQELPKPMSSLTWDNAVYVGPAMAERIGAGTEDKVSISVQNRKEEAALFVMPGIPDETVVVHMGYGRKAGGMWVTSDGPRGFNAFLLMNPASPGVGTRVAVVKLEGKVPLASVQVHHSMEGKDIIRSGTVAEFQAKPSLAPEYVHEGHFDSLYPEGEFEYDGHKWAMSIDLSLCIGCNACTIACQAENNIPSVGKTQVQRGREMHWIRVDRYYKGSPDAPEQTLFQPLPCMHCENAPCEPVCPVAATTHSKEGLNQMVYNRCVGTRYCSNNCPYKVRRFNYLNFADKTTDKLGRDAPTLRLLNNPDVTVRGRGVMEKCTFCVQRINSARIESKRTGAPLKDGDIVTACQQACPTQAIVFGDLSDPASRVTKLRSDPRSYGLLADLNTRPRTTYLAKVTNPSNTLSERGAS from the coding sequence ATGGAGAACGGCGAGAGCAAGAGAATGTGGTTGCAGAAGGCTCGAAAGCTGCTGAAAAGCGGCCAGGTCGATGGCTTTTGGCGGAGCTTCGAGCAGGTGGCCAACTCGCCCGAATACGAGAAGTGGCTCGAAGACGAGTTTCCCGAGCGCTCCAGCCTTTTCGAACTCGACCGTCGCAACTTCATGAAGTTCATGGGCGCGGCGACGCTCATGGCCAGCCTCGCGGGCTGCCGAAGGCTTCCCAAGGAACAGATCGTCCCGTTCGTCAAGCAGCCCGAGGACTCCGTGCCCGGCGTCCGCAAGCGATACGCGACCTCCTTCGTCTCCCAGGGGGCGGCGATGGGTCTCGTCGTCGAGAGCCGCGAGGGGAGGCCCATGAAGGTCGAGGGGAACCCGGAGCATTCCGGCAGCCTGGGCTCGTCCGACGTTTTCTGCCAGGCTTCGCTGTATGACCTTTATGACCCGGATCGGCTCAAGGCGGTTCAACGGGGCCGGTCGACCGCCTCGTGGGACCAGTTTTGGAAGGAGGCGAGGGCTCAACTTCAGGTCGCCAAGGAGAAAAACGGGCAAGGCGTGGTCTTGCTGACCGAGTCGGTCGTTTCGCCATCGTATCACGCCCAGATTCAGAAGTTCTTGCAGGCGTTCCCCGAAGCCAAATGGGTCGCTTATGACCCGCTGGCCCCGATGAACGTGCTGTACGGGAACGACTTGCTGTTCGATCGCAAGCTTAACGCGGTCTACGATTTCCGCGGCGCGGACGTAATTCTCTCGGTCGATTCGGACTTCCTTTATCTTGGTCCGGGCGCCGTACGCTATGCCCGCGAGTTCAGTTCGAGGCGCGCGCCCCAGGGGACGGACGCCTCCAAGCTAAACCGCATGTTCGCAATCCAATGCGCGCCGAGCGTCACGAGCGCCGCAGCAGACGAAGTGCTGGCTTTGAAGCCCACCCTCGTGGAACCGTTCTTGCGCACGCTGGCGGTTCGGCTGGGGATTCCTGTAGCGCCGGGCGACACTCCCCCGAAGTCGGGTGAATGGATCGAGAAACTCGCCGCTCAGCTTCAGGCTGCGCGCGGCCGGTGTGTCGTAGTGCCTGGGCTGCATCACCGCCCGATGGTCCATGCGCTCGCGCAGGCGATCAATGTTCATTTGGGCAACGTCGGGACCACGGTACGGTACACCCAACCCCTCGATTTCGCGGAAGACGCGAGCGCCGATGGGGTGTCGGGCTTGCAGCGCGCGGCGAGGCAGAACCCGATTGACGCGGTTTTCATTCTGGGAGGCAACCCCGCATACACGCTACCGGGAGGATCGAGCCTCGGGCGATTGCTCGAAGCGGCTCCTTTTACGGCACACCTCACCTCTCACGCTAACGAAACCTCGGAGCTTTGCCGGTGGGAGTTACCCCTTTCGCACTACCTCGAGTCCTGGGGAGATGGGCTCGGATACGACGGCAGCAAGGTGTTGCAGCAGCCCTTGATTGCGCCGCTCTATCATTCATTTTCCGAAATCGAGTTCATCGAGGGGCTCCTCGGCAGCCATCGCACCGCGCGGGAGGTCGTCAAAGAGGTCCACGGTTTTGCGGGGGTTCAGGGCGAGGACCGGTTCCAAGCGATGCTGGAAAAGGGCGTGCTCCCTGGGAGCGAGTTCGGGTCCGAGCAGGTCGAACCGAACTTCGAAGCCCTCGAACTTCCGCCTGCGCTGCCGTCCGGCTTCGAGTTGATCGTTTTGCCCGATCCCACCGTCCTGGACGGCAGGTTCGCGAACAACCCTTGGCTGCAAGAGCTCCCCAAGCCGATGTCGTCGCTGACGTGGGATAACGCGGTATACGTCGGTCCCGCGATGGCCGAACGGATCGGCGCTGGCACGGAGGACAAGGTCTCCATCAGTGTTCAAAATCGCAAGGAGGAGGCCGCGCTCTTCGTGATGCCGGGAATCCCGGACGAAACGGTCGTCGTCCACATGGGTTACGGTCGGAAGGCGGGCGGCATGTGGGTGACTTCAGACGGCCCGCGCGGATTCAACGCTTTCCTGCTGATGAACCCTGCTTCGCCGGGGGTAGGGACGCGGGTCGCCGTCGTCAAACTGGAGGGCAAGGTGCCGCTCGCGTCGGTTCAAGTCCACCACTCGATGGAGGGGAAGGACATCATCCGCTCCGGCACCGTCGCCGAGTTTCAGGCGAAACCCTCGCTCGCGCCGGAGTACGTTCACGAGGGTCATTTCGACTCGCTGTATCCGGAGGGCGAGTTCGAGTACGACGGCCACAAGTGGGCGATGTCGATCGACCTCTCGCTTTGCATCGGCTGCAACGCCTGCACGATCGCCTGCCAAGCCGAGAACAACATCCCCAGCGTCGGGAAGACGCAGGTGCAGAGAGGACGCGAGATGCATTGGATTCGCGTGGATCGGTACTACAAGGGCTCACCCGACGCTCCGGAACAGACGCTCTTTCAGCCCCTGCCTTGTATGCACTGCGAAAACGCCCCTTGCGAGCCAGTTTGCCCAGTCGCCGCCACGACGCACAGCAAGGAGGGCCTCAACCAGATGGTCTACAACAGGTGCGTCGGGACAAGGTACTGCTCCAACAACTGCCCCTACAAAGTCAGAAGGTTCAACTACTTGAACTTCGCCGACAAGACCACCGACAAGCTTGGGCGAGACGCTCCGACCTTGCGGCTTCTCAACAACCCCGATGTGACGGTTCGAGGCCGAGGCGTCATGGAGAAGTGTACGTTTTGCGTCCAGCGAATCAACTCGGCGCGGATCGAATCGAAGCGCACCGGTGCCCCCCTCAAGGACGGCGACATCGTCACCGCGTGCCAGCAGGCTTGCCCCACCCAAGCGATCGTCTTTGGCGACCTTTCCGACCCAGCGAGCCGCGTCACGAAGCTCAGGAGCGATCCAAGAAGTTACGGTTTGCTTGCCGACCTGAACACGCGGCCGCGGACCACGTATCTCGCCAAAGTCACGAACCCCTCGAACACCCTGTCGGAGCGTGGAGCTAGCTGA
- a CDS encoding quinol:cytochrome c oxidoreductase quinone-binding subunit 2 translates to MNLSNNTARALGFDKLAPVALLGVVGLGVLCGVAFASDKTTFLQSYLMGWLFWMLLAIGCLGFTLLHHTIRAAWSLSILRLLEAGSSPMMFAALAIAFVPIAANTHTLYEWTHTAFMQSHPALQYKLWFLNETGWFVRTAVYFLIFFGMSAILRKSSHEQDKTGETRLAEGRTTLSAPGLVVFVLTVTLATTDWVMSLDPHWFSHIFGAWLMVGGALTAIAVMNWIVCRNALRAPFAEIVNKGLTKDLGNMMFVFTLLWAYTSLSQFLIIWSGNLPEFITYYVSRTKMGWDTMGLVLIAGQFLAPFLLLMAPRTKAVPRLLMLIASWILLMRVVDVFWIVAPFFRKNGVEVVWTDFAAFGFMGCLWLFVFARSALQGSLIPTHDPRVKEAYHHA, encoded by the coding sequence TTGAACCTCTCGAACAACACGGCCCGCGCGTTGGGATTCGATAAGCTCGCACCGGTTGCGCTTCTTGGCGTGGTCGGGCTAGGGGTGCTTTGCGGAGTCGCCTTCGCTTCCGATAAGACGACCTTCCTTCAGTCGTACTTGATGGGCTGGCTCTTCTGGATGCTGCTCGCCATCGGCTGCCTTGGGTTCACGCTGCTTCACCACACCATTCGCGCCGCGTGGAGCCTCAGCATTCTGCGGCTGCTCGAAGCTGGGTCCAGCCCCATGATGTTCGCCGCTCTTGCAATCGCGTTCGTCCCCATCGCGGCCAACACCCACACGCTCTACGAATGGACTCACACGGCCTTCATGCAAAGCCACCCTGCGCTCCAATACAAGCTGTGGTTCCTCAACGAGACGGGCTGGTTTGTGCGAACCGCCGTTTACTTCCTGATCTTCTTCGGGATGTCGGCGATCTTGCGGAAGTCGTCCCATGAGCAGGATAAGACCGGCGAGACCCGATTGGCTGAAGGGCGGACGACGCTGAGCGCTCCCGGCCTGGTCGTATTCGTTCTGACCGTGACGCTCGCTACGACGGATTGGGTGATGTCGCTCGACCCGCACTGGTTCTCGCACATCTTCGGGGCCTGGCTGATGGTCGGTGGCGCCTTGACGGCAATCGCGGTGATGAACTGGATCGTATGCCGCAACGCGCTCCGCGCACCCTTCGCCGAGATCGTCAACAAGGGGCTCACCAAGGACCTCGGCAACATGATGTTCGTGTTCACGCTGCTTTGGGCCTACACCTCGCTGTCGCAGTTCCTCATCATCTGGTCTGGGAACCTGCCCGAGTTCATCACGTACTACGTCAGCCGCACGAAGATGGGCTGGGACACGATGGGACTGGTCCTCATCGCGGGCCAGTTCTTGGCGCCGTTCCTCTTGCTGATGGCCCCACGGACCAAGGCGGTGCCGCGATTGCTGATGCTGATAGCGAGCTGGATTCTCTTGATGAGAGTTGTCGACGTGTTCTGGATCGTCGCGCCGTTCTTCCGCAAGAACGGGGTGGAAGTGGTCTGGACCGACTTTGCAGCGTTCGGCTTCATGGGATGCCTCTGGCTGTTCGTGTTCGCTCGCAGCGCTCTCCAAGGCTCCCTGATCCCCACGCACGACCCCCGCGTGAAGGAGGCTTATCACCATGCATGA
- a CDS encoding SCO family protein, giving the protein MTTRISHFGWKHLAGIALLCALPGVLLAQRGKTPITDKIGLDQNLGAQVPLSAEFLDESGKKVALGDYFKEKPVVLVPLFYGCKGSCLLIRDGVIKMLNAQKKIKPREDFEVVILSVHPKETPQMAADAKAFWMEVYKEEGFEDGFHFLSGSWDAIQSVTKPVGFRYVYDFETDELAHPAGIVVLTPEGRTSQYIFGVTYPAKIFMDSVSAAQSNQIGERSEELLFGCWKYDPKSGKYRIVVENVLKALGAATVLILGISIGFLSYKYRTAPAQKSDKAAEGGETAE; this is encoded by the coding sequence ATGACGACACGAATCTCGCACTTCGGCTGGAAGCACCTCGCAGGGATCGCCCTCCTTTGCGCGCTCCCAGGGGTGCTGCTGGCCCAGCGCGGTAAGACCCCGATTACGGACAAGATCGGGCTCGACCAGAACCTCGGCGCGCAGGTGCCCCTCTCGGCGGAGTTCCTCGACGAGTCCGGCAAGAAGGTAGCGCTCGGCGACTACTTCAAAGAGAAACCGGTCGTTCTCGTGCCCCTTTTCTATGGCTGCAAGGGCTCCTGCCTCCTGATCCGCGACGGCGTCATCAAGATGCTGAACGCGCAGAAGAAGATCAAGCCGCGCGAGGACTTCGAGGTCGTGATTCTCAGCGTTCACCCCAAGGAGACGCCCCAAATGGCCGCCGATGCGAAGGCTTTTTGGATGGAGGTCTACAAGGAGGAGGGTTTTGAGGATGGATTCCACTTCCTTTCGGGGAGTTGGGACGCGATCCAGTCGGTAACCAAGCCGGTCGGATTCCGATACGTCTACGACTTCGAAACCGACGAGCTTGCGCACCCTGCCGGAATCGTCGTTCTGACGCCGGAAGGGCGCACCAGCCAGTACATTTTCGGCGTGACGTATCCGGCCAAAATCTTCATGGATTCCGTTTCGGCAGCCCAAAGCAACCAGATCGGGGAGCGAAGCGAAGAGCTTCTTTTCGGCTGCTGGAAGTACGACCCTAAGTCGGGCAAATACCGCATCGTCGTCGAGAACGTGCTCAAAGCGCTAGGCGCCGCGACGGTGTTGATCCTCGGAATCTCGATCGGGTTCCTTTCCTACAAGTACCGGACCGCCCCCGCTCAGAAGTCCGACAAGGCCGCCGAAGGAGGAGAAACGGCCGAGTAG
- a CDS encoding quinol:cytochrome c oxidoreductase monoheme cytochrome subunit: MNPRRLGLGCLVLTAAAWLASGCHTDMWRQPKALPQQGSAFFADGRSDRPPVEGTVAVGEYKPRDLRNTGYEGGKLATRLPETLKIEGEELSTSDTRSMARILRRGRDRFEVFCTPCHGQLGDGKGMIAQRGLELRRSPGNYHTDRLREMPIGHFFDVITNGYGVMYPYGYRIETDDRWAIAAYIRALQLSQHAQASQLGDRDRRALDRADSGGGS; this comes from the coding sequence ATGAACCCAAGAAGGCTTGGTCTCGGCTGTCTCGTCCTGACCGCCGCCGCATGGCTCGCTTCGGGTTGCCATACCGATATGTGGCGCCAGCCCAAGGCTTTGCCCCAGCAAGGAAGCGCGTTCTTTGCGGACGGTAGGAGCGACCGGCCACCCGTCGAGGGCACGGTCGCCGTCGGGGAGTATAAGCCCCGAGACCTCCGCAACACGGGGTATGAGGGCGGAAAGCTTGCTACGAGGCTGCCCGAAACCCTCAAGATCGAAGGCGAGGAGCTTTCGACCAGCGACACGCGGAGCATGGCGCGGATTCTGCGACGCGGCCGCGACCGGTTTGAGGTTTTCTGCACTCCGTGCCACGGCCAACTAGGAGACGGCAAGGGCATGATCGCGCAGCGTGGGCTCGAACTCCGGAGAAGCCCTGGGAATTACCACACGGATCGGCTTCGCGAAATGCCGATTGGACATTTCTTCGACGTGATCACGAACGGATACGGCGTCATGTACCCTTACGGCTACCGAATCGAAACCGACGACCGCTGGGCGATCGCCGCGTACATCCGCGCCCTTCAACTCAGCCAGCACGCCCAGGCATCGCAGCTCGGCGATAGGGATCGGCGCGCGCTCGACAGGGCCGATTCAGGAGGGGGAAGTTGA